In the Tessaracoccus lacteus genome, CCGGTCGGCCCTCAGCTCACGCGGCCACAGGTCCGCGGCGCCGAGAGCCCGCGCGACGCAGGCGGGGTCCGGCTCGCGCCCGTCTCGGCAGGTGATGCGCAGGCCCGCATCCTGGGACTCGACCCGCCAGCCTGCGGAGCGCAGCACCTCGGCCGCGCGCACGTCATCGTCGACGACGACGCGGACGTGAGGCGTGCCGCTGCGGAGGAAGTCGTCCATGGACCCCTCGGCGACGAGTCGACCGCGGGCGATGATCGACATCGAGTCGGCGATCTGCTCCACCTCGCTCAGGATGTGCGAGCTGACGAGCACGGTCCGTCCGGCGTCGGCAAGACCCCGCATCGTGGAGCGGATCTCGTGGATGCCGACGGGGTCGAGGCCGTTCGTCGGCTCGTCGAAGATCAGCAGTTCCGGGCTCTTGAGGAGCGTCGCGGCGATGGCGAGGCGCTGCTTCATGCCGAGCGAGTAGGTGCCGAAGCGACGGTCGGCGTCAGCGACGAGGCTGACCTCCAGCAGCACCTCCATGACCCGGCGACGGGGCTGTCCGATCGACACGGCAAGGACGTCGAGGTTCTGGCGGCCGGTCATCCGGGGCGCGAACTTGGGCGACTCGACGATGGCGCCGACGCGGCCGATGACGTGTGGCAGATCGCGGGGCACATCGTGCCCGAGGATCGTCGCGTGACCCTGCGTCGCGCGAGCGAGCCCGAGCAGGATGCGGATGGTGGTGGTCTTGCCGGAACCATTGGGGCCGAGCAACCCGTGCACGCCGCCGCGCGGCACCCGAAGGCTCAGCCCATCGAGGACGGCGCGACCGCCGTACCGCTTCACGAGGCCTGTCGCCTCGACGGCCCACTGCTCCGATCCCATGCGGGAACCCTAGTGCGCGACGCGGGGCGAGGCATCACACCGTGGTCGCGGCGCCGTAGGCCACCGGTCTCAGGCGACGGGCAGGGGCGAGTAGCCGGTCCTGCCCCAGGAGCGCAGCATCAGGAACAGCGGGACAGCGAGGATCGCCATCGCCACGTACGGGGAGATGAGGTCCTGCAGCGGCGGCAGCAGCCCGGCGGCGAGCACGCCCAGCAGCCACAACCGGTTCCAGCGCGCCCCGAGTCGGCACAGCACGAAGAAAGGAATGAACCACGTCACGTACCAGGGCTGCAGCGCAGGGCCGCACACGCAAGCGACCACGAGCACCGCGACGAGGAAGGGCCACGGCCTGGCGACCGTGTCACCGCGCGGGCCGAGCAGCACCCACACGACCACGATGCCGATGGCGATCAGGACGGTGGAGGCGAGGCTGACGAGTCAGACCCAGTGCGGTTCACCCCATCACCCACCGTCATCTGTGAAGAGCCGATGAAGTAGCCGAGGAACGCGTCTCTCCACTGGTTCAGGGTTCTGCCGAGGCGGGCGATCTCGGGGATCGGGCAGGTCGGGAACGACGTGAGGATCTGTTCAGCGATGCGGCGGCCGTCGGCGGGGCTGGTCTGGTGGTAGATCGATCTGACCTGTTGGGGGGGCATCCCCAGGCGACCTCGACGGAGACGTGGTCGTTGTGGGCGGCGAACGCGGCCTGGAGCAGTGCCTTCTGCCGGTCGGTGAGGTGTTCCTCGCCGGCGCGGAGCAGGTTGCGGATCCGATAGAGCGGATCGTTCTTGCGGCCGCGGTGGCCGTGGATGTCCTGCTGGATCCGGCGGCGGACCTCGTCGACGGCTGCGGTGGCGAGGTTCACGACGTGGAAGGCGTCGAGCATCACGACCGCGTCCTCGAGCTGGTCATCGATGGCGTTCTTGTAGCCGTGGAACGGATCCAACGTCGCGACCTTCACGCTCGTGCGGAACATTTCGCCGCGGTCGATCAGCCAGGTCTTGTAGGCGTCGCCGGAGCGTCCGGGGACCAGGTCCAGCAGCCGGGCCCTCACGCGTCCGTGCTTGTCGCGGGTGAGATCGACCATGCCGGTGAACCTTTTCGGCCCCAGACCGCCCTGCTCCAGCGGCCTCGTGGAGACGTGGTGCCACGATGTGTTCGTCGACGCCCAGCTCCGTGACCCCGGCGAAGCGGGACTCATCGTTGGCGGCGGCCTCGAGGACCGGGCGGGTGGCCCGCCACAGGGTCTTCCAGGCACAGCCCAACTGGCGGGCCAGGCCCTGGACCGAGGCGTTCTCCCTGCGCATCTGCCCGACCGCCCAACCGACGGCCCGGGTCGTGAGCAACGCCCGCCGCCCCGCGACGCTGGGGTCCTGCTCGAGGAATGTGCCGGTCGGGCACGACGGCTCCGGACACAACCAGCGACGCTTCCGCCACACCAGCCTGACCGGGGAACCGAAGCACGGGGCGTCGATCAGCCGGACGGACTGCCGGCCGTGAGCGTGCGCGACCACCCCGCACGTCGGGCAGCCCATCACTGCAGGCGGCGACGATTCGACCTGGACCCTGAGCCGGCGGTCGTCGCGGTCGACGCGGTCACATGAAGGCCGGGAAGCCCGACAAGATGATCACAGCGCTGGCAGTACACGCCGCCAACGCAACGGCAGGACGTAGGATCGGGCATCGGCAAGGTCCTTGCGGATCAGGTGGTGTGGTAACCCCGATTCTTGAGGGCCTCGCCCCTCACACCCGCTCCAACACGCCGACCCCGCCGGCCACGCTCACCCCACGCTCAAGTCAGAAG is a window encoding:
- a CDS encoding ABC transporter ATP-binding protein, with the translated sequence MGSEQWAVEATGLVKRYGGRAVLDGLSLRVPRGGVHGLLGPNGSGKTTTIRILLGLARATQGHATILGHDVPRDLPHVIGRVGAIVESPKFAPRMTGRQNLDVLAVSIGQPRRRVMEVLLEVSLVADADRRFGTYSLGMKQRLAIAATLLKSPELLIFDEPTNGLDPVGIHEIRSTMRGLADAGRTVLVSSHILSEVEQIADSMSIIARGRLVAEGSMDDFLRSGTPHVRVVVDDDVRAAEVLRSAGWRVESQDAGLRITCRDGREPDPACVARALGAADLWPRELRADRHSLEQVFLELTADTNLPSREAA
- a CDS encoding transposase, whose protein sequence is MVDLTRDKHGRVRARLLDLVPGRSGDAYKTWLIDRGEMFRTSVKVATLDPFHGYKNAIDDQLEDAVVMLDAFHVVNLATAAVDEVRRRIQQDIHGHRGRKNDPLYRIRNLLRAGEEHLTDRQKALLQAAFAAHNDHVSVEVAWGCPPNRSDRSTTRPAPPTAAASLNRSSRRSRPARSPRSPASAEP